One region of Hymenobacter sediminicola genomic DNA includes:
- a CDS encoding NAD(P)-dependent oxidoreductase yields the protein MSLCLVIDEMHPSLPDYMQEIGVQLHYRPDLRAAEVPAALAAHPYDGLMVRSKLHVTAELLRHGPQLRYVARAGAGVDNIDEAAMAAAGVTLLNAPEGNRDAVGEYAVGLLLALFRNIVRADREVRAGEWRREANRGEEIGGKTIGLLGYGHMGRAFAKRLSAFGCTVLAHDHDPTVAADHHATLVSLPELQERAEVLSLHIPYSAANHHYVNEELLLGFRNPIWLLNTARGEVLDHTALVQGLQSGHVRGAALDVLENEKLAALTPEQQARFTYLATAPNVVLSPHVGGWSLQSYQRINEVLAQKIGAFLRHEADGLTIR from the coding sequence ATGTCTCTCTGCCTCGTCATCGACGAAATGCACCCCAGCCTGCCCGACTACATGCAGGAAATTGGGGTACAGCTACACTACCGACCCGATCTGAGGGCGGCGGAAGTACCAGCCGCGCTGGCCGCGCATCCTTATGATGGTCTGATGGTGCGCTCCAAACTGCATGTGACAGCCGAATTGCTCCGGCATGGTCCGCAGTTGCGCTACGTGGCTCGCGCGGGTGCCGGCGTCGATAATATTGATGAAGCGGCTATGGCGGCGGCCGGCGTCACGCTGCTGAATGCACCTGAAGGTAACCGCGACGCTGTGGGCGAGTATGCTGTGGGCCTGCTGCTGGCCCTGTTTCGGAACATCGTGCGGGCCGACCGGGAAGTGCGGGCAGGGGAGTGGCGCCGTGAAGCAAACCGAGGGGAGGAAATAGGAGGCAAAACCATTGGCTTATTGGGTTACGGGCACATGGGTCGCGCGTTTGCCAAGCGCCTCAGCGCTTTCGGCTGCACCGTGCTAGCCCATGACCACGACCCAACTGTAGCAGCTGACCATCATGCCACGCTGGTCAGTTTACCGGAACTGCAGGAGCGGGCCGAGGTGCTGAGCCTACATATTCCGTACTCGGCTGCCAATCATCATTATGTGAATGAAGAGTTGCTGCTGGGATTCAGGAACCCTATCTGGCTGCTCAATACAGCCCGTGGCGAAGTGCTCGACCATACGGCGCTAGTGCAGGGGCTACAGAGTGGTCATGTGCGTGGTGCGGCGCTCGATGTGCTGGAAAACGAGAAACTAGCCGCTCTGACACCGGAACAGCAGGCCCGTTTTACGTATTTGGCAACGGCTCCCAACGTAGTCCTCTCGCCGCATGTGGGAGGCTGGAGTTTGCAGTCGTATCAGCGCATAAATGAGGTGCTGGCACAGAAGATTGGGGCATTTCTGCGACATGAGGCAGATGGTCTAACCATCAGGTAG
- the rsmA gene encoding 16S rRNA (adenine(1518)-N(6)/adenine(1519)-N(6))-dimethyltransferase RsmA, whose protein sequence is MDSVKAKKHLGQHFLADSNIARKIVESLRLPDGVAEVLEIGPGMGVLTGTLLQHPEYRTSVVEIDRESVEYLGRHFPALEGRIHSQDFLKMDLGKLYDGQPISIIGNFPYNISSQIYFQVLAHRQQVREVVGMIQKEVADRLAEGPGTKTYGILSVLLQAYYTIDYLFTVPPHVFNPPPKVQSAVIRLTRNATEKLACDEVLFFKVVKQAFATRRKTLRNALKPFGMPPEATADPLFDKRAEQLSVADFVGLTQLVERERLDNK, encoded by the coding sequence GTGGACTCCGTTAAAGCCAAAAAACACTTAGGCCAGCACTTCCTGGCCGACTCCAATATTGCCCGCAAGATTGTAGAATCTCTGCGGCTGCCGGATGGCGTGGCGGAGGTGCTGGAAATCGGGCCTGGTATGGGCGTGCTCACCGGAACGCTGCTGCAACACCCCGAATACCGCACTTCGGTAGTAGAAATTGACCGGGAATCGGTGGAATATTTAGGCCGGCACTTCCCGGCGCTGGAAGGCCGCATTCATTCCCAGGATTTCCTGAAAATGGACCTCGGCAAGCTCTACGATGGCCAGCCCATCAGCATCATCGGTAACTTCCCTTACAACATCAGCAGCCAGATTTACTTTCAGGTGCTGGCCCACCGCCAGCAGGTGCGCGAGGTAGTGGGCATGATACAGAAGGAAGTAGCTGATCGGCTGGCGGAAGGCCCAGGCACTAAAACCTACGGCATTCTGAGCGTGCTGCTGCAGGCGTATTATACTATCGACTACCTGTTCACCGTGCCTCCGCACGTGTTCAACCCGCCGCCCAAAGTGCAGTCGGCTGTGATACGCCTCACACGCAATGCCACCGAAAAGCTGGCCTGCGACGAGGTCTTGTTTTTCAAAGTGGTGAAGCAGGCCTTTGCTACCCGGCGCAAAACCCTGCGCAATGCTCTAAAGCCCTTCGGTATGCCGCCCGAAGCCACTGCGGATCCGTTGTTCGACAAGCGTGCTGAGCAACTCAGTGTAGCCGACTTCGTAGGGCTGACGCAACTGGTGGAGCGGGAGCGGCTGGACAACAAATAG
- a CDS encoding leucyl aminopeptidase family protein, producing the protein MSLQLAYAADFPSTADTVFILPAGTTELPVTASADLPAPARQYVADQLAADSKLIRVNQYSHHHYYIVAADKKTPDLTAEALRKSGHQLHALLKADKVRELYICDLTNTDSGALPLAEGLALTSYQFEGYKTDAKSKEAPELQKLTLVCADITAEQVQELTHVLDGVFLARDLVNAPLNKLNAIQFAERMAEAGEQAGFHTEILDLVRIEALRMGGLLAVNQGSPEPPTFTIMEYKPEGARNTKPYVLVGKGVVFDTGGLSLKPTPASMDMMKCDMAGGAAVVGTLYALAKNQVPLHVIGLVPATDNRPGGLAFAPGDVITMYSGLTVEVMNTDAEGRLLLGDALAFAKKYDPELVLDFATLTGSAARAIGKEGIVCMGTAEEEVLSELKKAGNRTHERLVEFPLWDEYADHIKSDIADVNNIGKAEAGAISAGKFLERFTDGYPWVHFDIAAPAFLTAPDSYRGKGGTGTAVRLTYEFLKGKA; encoded by the coding sequence ATGTCGCTCCAACTTGCCTACGCCGCCGATTTTCCTTCCACGGCGGATACCGTTTTTATCCTGCCCGCCGGCACCACTGAACTGCCTGTTACTGCCTCCGCCGACCTGCCTGCGCCGGCCCGCCAGTACGTAGCCGACCAGCTGGCCGCCGACAGCAAGCTGATTCGCGTCAACCAATACTCACACCACCACTATTATATAGTGGCTGCCGATAAGAAAACGCCGGACCTGACTGCGGAGGCGCTGCGCAAGAGCGGGCACCAGCTACATGCTCTGCTAAAAGCCGACAAGGTGCGCGAGCTGTATATCTGCGACCTGACCAACACCGACTCCGGTGCTCTGCCACTAGCCGAAGGGCTGGCCCTGACCAGCTATCAGTTTGAAGGCTACAAAACCGACGCAAAATCTAAGGAAGCGCCTGAGCTGCAGAAACTCACGTTGGTTTGCGCCGATATTACTGCCGAGCAGGTGCAGGAGCTGACCCACGTGCTTGACGGCGTGTTTCTGGCCCGCGACCTAGTAAATGCGCCGCTCAATAAGCTCAACGCCATCCAATTTGCAGAACGCATGGCCGAAGCTGGCGAACAGGCTGGCTTCCATACCGAAATTCTGGACCTAGTACGGATTGAGGCCCTGCGCATGGGCGGTCTGCTGGCCGTGAACCAAGGCAGCCCCGAGCCGCCTACGTTCACCATCATGGAATACAAGCCGGAGGGCGCCCGCAATACCAAGCCCTACGTCCTCGTAGGCAAAGGAGTGGTGTTCGACACGGGTGGCCTGAGCCTCAAGCCTACGCCCGCCAGCATGGACATGATGAAGTGCGACATGGCTGGTGGCGCCGCCGTGGTGGGCACGCTCTATGCGCTGGCCAAAAACCAGGTGCCGCTGCACGTCATCGGGCTGGTGCCCGCCACCGACAACCGCCCCGGCGGCCTTGCCTTTGCTCCCGGTGACGTTATTACCATGTACAGCGGCCTGACCGTGGAAGTCATGAATACCGATGCCGAAGGCCGCCTGCTGCTCGGCGACGCGCTGGCTTTCGCCAAAAAATACGACCCGGAGCTGGTTCTGGACTTTGCCACGCTCACTGGATCCGCCGCCCGAGCTATTGGCAAGGAAGGCATTGTGTGCATGGGTACGGCCGAAGAAGAGGTGCTCAGCGAGTTGAAGAAAGCCGGCAACCGCACCCACGAACGGCTGGTGGAATTTCCGCTCTGGGACGAGTACGCCGACCATATCAAGTCGGATATTGCCGATGTCAACAACATTGGGAAGGCAGAAGCTGGCGCTATTTCGGCCGGTAAGTTTCTGGAGCGCTTCACTGATGGATACCCGTGGGTGCATTTCGACATTGCCGCTCCTGCTTTCCTCACCGCGCCCGATTCTTACCGCGGCAAAGGGGGAACCGGCACTGCTGTGCGCCTCACCTATGAGTTCCTGAAAGGTAAAGCTTAG
- the pdxA gene encoding 4-hydroxythreonine-4-phosphate dehydrogenase PdxA, translated as MLPRIGISVGDLAGIGPEIIYKTFLDARLLKFCTPVVYGTATVLFDDFPRSNDAEPLTFRQVREAADIAPGKHNAVTCWEDDFHLTPGQPSQASGTAARQSLLAAARDLKAGLLDALVTAPISKENTQADDFRYPGHTEFLTTFFEAKESLMLLASDELRVATATGHIPLKDVPGRVTKELLNTKLQILLRSLKQDFGIEKPRVAVLGLNPHAGENGLLGTEEQSVVTPVIQQLLHDGYLVYGPYPADGYFGTGQYRQFDATLSLYHDQGLIPFKTLAFERGVNFTAGLPVIRTSPDHGTAYGLAGQFKADETSFREALYMACELVRQRQLLAGIKPLIPGPPLRGGRHE; from the coding sequence ATGCTCCCACGCATCGGCATTTCCGTTGGCGACCTAGCTGGCATTGGCCCGGAAATCATCTATAAAACATTCCTCGACGCGCGGCTCCTCAAGTTTTGCACTCCAGTAGTGTACGGTACGGCCACTGTGCTTTTCGACGATTTCCCGCGTTCCAACGACGCCGAGCCGCTCACGTTCCGCCAGGTTCGCGAAGCCGCCGACATTGCGCCGGGCAAGCACAACGCCGTGACCTGCTGGGAAGACGATTTCCACCTCACGCCCGGCCAGCCCAGCCAGGCCAGCGGCACCGCCGCCCGCCAAAGCCTACTCGCCGCGGCCCGCGACCTGAAAGCCGGCTTGCTCGATGCCCTCGTTACCGCCCCCATCAGCAAGGAAAATACCCAGGCCGACGACTTCCGCTATCCTGGCCACACCGAGTTTCTGACCACCTTTTTTGAGGCCAAGGAAAGCCTGATGCTGCTGGCTAGCGACGAGCTGCGCGTAGCCACAGCCACCGGCCATATTCCGCTCAAGGATGTGCCTGGCCGCGTTACGAAGGAACTGCTGAATACCAAGCTGCAGATTCTGCTAAGGTCTTTGAAGCAGGATTTCGGCATTGAGAAGCCCCGCGTAGCGGTGCTGGGCCTCAACCCGCACGCCGGCGAAAACGGGCTGCTGGGTACCGAGGAGCAATCTGTCGTGACGCCTGTTATTCAGCAGTTGCTCCATGATGGATATCTTGTGTATGGCCCCTATCCCGCCGATGGCTATTTCGGCACCGGCCAGTACCGGCAGTTCGATGCCACCTTGTCTTTGTATCACGACCAGGGTCTGATTCCGTTCAAGACGCTGGCTTTCGAGCGGGGCGTAAACTTCACGGCGGGCCTACCCGTCATCCGCACCTCGCCCGACCACGGAACGGCCTACGGACTGGCCGGCCAGTTTAAAGCCGACGAAACCTCGTTCCGCGAGGCCTTGTATATGGCGTGCGAATTGGTGCGCCAGCGGCAGCTACTGGCTGGTATCAAACCCTTGATTCCGGGCCCGCCGCTTCGTGGTGGCCGCCACGAATAG
- a CDS encoding helix-turn-helix domain-containing protein: protein MTLLTPSDYRTALRRLDALVAAGVEGNTTLETELRELIMALDTYESKLGLLPIPNLPTSLADMIELKRQQMRLKQKDLAELLEVPAGRLSQILSGKRRVTLDLAKRLYERLGIPSDFILKNA from the coding sequence ATGACGCTTCTCACTCCTTCTGATTACCGCACTGCTTTGCGCCGCCTCGACGCATTAGTAGCCGCCGGTGTAGAAGGCAATACAACCCTGGAAACGGAGTTGCGGGAGTTGATTATGGCGCTCGATACTTACGAAAGCAAGCTAGGCCTGCTTCCGATTCCGAATCTACCGACTTCTCTGGCCGATATGATTGAACTGAAGCGGCAACAGATGCGGCTGAAGCAAAAGGATTTGGCTGAGTTGCTGGAAGTACCGGCCGGACGCTTGTCGCAGATTCTGAGTGGTAAGCGCCGCGTGACCCTCGACCTTGCCAAGCGGCTCTATGAGCGGCT